Proteins from a genomic interval of Rubinisphaera italica:
- a CDS encoding ThuA domain-containing protein, whose amino-acid sequence MIRCLLIAFLSCVLLPSASPVEAAKQYVVYNGTNGPGFGRHIVMIAGDEEYRSEEALPMLGQILAKNYGFKCTVLFPVNPEDGTIDPTNQTNIPGMEQVATADLVVLFLRFRELPDQDMKYLDDYLRSGKPIIGLRTSTHGFNYSRNPNSPYAKYGFNHSGSEWKQGFGKEVFGETWYTHHGKHKSESTRGVLEKDKLNHTILNGVEDLWGPTDVYGIRKLPEEADVLVWGEVLSGMKPDDPAVEGDKNDPMMPIAWTRDYEHSNGKKSRVFCTTFCSSIDLLNEDLRRMIVNACFWCLKMEDKTPEKANVEIVGEYDPSFYGFGAFKKGMKPEDYAW is encoded by the coding sequence ATGATACGTTGTCTGCTCATCGCGTTTCTGAGTTGTGTTCTGTTGCCTTCCGCCAGTCCAGTGGAAGCGGCCAAACAATACGTCGTTTACAATGGCACGAACGGCCCCGGGTTCGGTCGACATATCGTGATGATCGCCGGCGATGAAGAATATCGTTCTGAAGAAGCCTTACCGATGCTCGGTCAGATTCTCGCGAAAAATTATGGCTTCAAATGCACGGTTCTGTTTCCGGTCAATCCTGAAGATGGCACTATCGATCCAACGAATCAAACGAATATCCCGGGGATGGAGCAGGTGGCAACAGCTGATCTGGTCGTACTGTTTCTTCGTTTCCGCGAATTGCCCGATCAGGACATGAAGTATCTCGATGATTACTTACGTTCCGGCAAACCAATCATCGGATTACGAACATCGACTCACGGATTCAACTATTCGCGTAATCCCAACAGCCCTTACGCAAAATATGGCTTTAACCACTCCGGCTCTGAATGGAAGCAAGGATTCGGCAAAGAGGTCTTTGGTGAAACCTGGTACACGCATCATGGCAAACACAAAAGTGAAAGTACGCGTGGAGTTCTTGAGAAAGACAAGCTGAACCACACGATCTTGAATGGTGTCGAAGATTTGTGGGGTCCAACCGATGTTTACGGAATTCGCAAACTCCCCGAAGAAGCCGATGTGCTTGTATGGGGAGAAGTGCTATCAGGGATGAAACCAGATGATCCAGCTGTCGAAGGTGACAAAAACGACCCGATGATGCCGATTGCCTGGACGCGGGATTATGAACACTCAAACGGAAAAAAGTCGCGAGTATTCTGCACGACTTTCTGTTCGTCAATCGATTTGCTGAATGAAGATTTACGACGAATGATCGTCAATGCCTGTTTCTGGTGTCTCAAGATGGAAGACAAAACACCCGAGAAAGCGAATGTAGAGATTGTCGGGGAATACGATCCCTCGTTTTATGGATTCGGTGCGTTCAAGAAAGGCATGAAACCTGAGGATTATGCGTGGTAG
- a CDS encoding class I SAM-dependent methyltransferase translates to MTSLIKRLFFFQILVLIAVTSVQSDEPAKEQADDRYEWKAEHDPNGIGKFYMGREIAHVMGHPAAMWLERPEREAEENLSRLIELLKLKPGQIVADIGAGSGVLTLKMAPLVAPEGKIIAVDIQREMLVRLKNRMHQTKIENVDLHLGAPKSPELKAESVDLILMVDVYHEFEFPYDMVQNMAAALKPGGRIALVEYRLEDPEVPIKLVHKMSEAQSIKEMTLPEWNLTHTETIDELPRQHLMIFTKNTPKDE, encoded by the coding sequence ATGACATCTCTAATAAAACGGCTTTTCTTCTTTCAAATACTGGTATTGATCGCAGTAACATCTGTTCAATCTGATGAACCTGCCAAAGAACAAGCCGATGACCGCTACGAATGGAAAGCCGAACATGATCCCAATGGTATTGGGAAATTCTATATGGGGCGTGAAATCGCACATGTAATGGGGCATCCTGCGGCGATGTGGCTGGAACGACCGGAGCGGGAAGCCGAAGAGAATCTCTCTCGGCTCATTGAATTGCTCAAGCTCAAGCCTGGCCAGATTGTTGCAGATATTGGAGCTGGCAGCGGCGTACTCACTTTGAAAATGGCTCCGCTGGTCGCACCTGAAGGTAAAATCATTGCGGTCGATATCCAACGGGAAATGCTCGTCCGCCTCAAAAATCGAATGCATCAAACGAAAATCGAAAATGTCGATTTACACCTGGGAGCTCCCAAAAGTCCAGAACTCAAAGCCGAATCGGTCGATCTGATTCTGATGGTCGATGTCTATCACGAATTTGAATTCCCCTACGATATGGTCCAGAACATGGCCGCAGCTCTCAAGCCGGGCGGACGAATTGCATTGGTCGAATATCGTCTGGAAGATCCTGAAGTCCCAATCAAACTCGTCCACAAGATGTCAGAAGCTCAGTCCATCAAAGAAATGACGTTGCCCGAGTGGAATCTGACTCACACCGAAACAATCGACGAACTCCCTCGGCAACATCTGATGATTTTCACCAAGAACACTCCTAAAGATGAATAA
- a CDS encoding addiction module protein, producing the protein MSIDVEELKSLSSVEKIELIGILWDDLDPQSIPISESTINEATRRYEELSESGRSVEESTMWDRLDKKLQKDI; encoded by the coding sequence ATGTCAATCGATGTTGAAGAACTGAAATCGTTATCTTCTGTAGAAAAGATTGAACTGATTGGAATTCTCTGGGATGACCTTGATCCGCAAAGTATTCCGATTTCGGAATCGACAATAAACGAAGCCACTCGACGGTATGAAGAATTATCAGAGAGTGGTAGATCTGTTGAAGAATCGACAATGTGGGACAGACTCGATAAAAAGTTACAGAAGGATATTTGA
- a CDS encoding tyrosine-type recombinase/integrase, translating to MDCEDYFPKGRRMWFRLCEKGSKHHEVPAHHKAEQFMDDYVAAAEFTGQTGAPLFRSLDRHRNLTERRLHRTEALLMIKRRARRAGLPYSLCNHSFRATGITAFLSNGGTLENAQRIAAHESPRTTSLYDRTSDEVSLDEIERIVI from the coding sequence ATGGACTGTGAGGACTACTTCCCGAAGGGGCGAAGAATGTGGTTCCGACTTTGTGAGAAAGGCTCGAAGCATCACGAGGTTCCGGCCCACCACAAGGCCGAGCAGTTCATGGACGATTACGTCGCGGCGGCAGAATTTACAGGGCAGACAGGTGCTCCCCTCTTCCGTTCGCTTGATCGCCATCGAAATTTAACCGAACGCCGTTTACATCGAACAGAAGCGTTGCTCATGATTAAACGGCGGGCACGCAGAGCGGGACTCCCCTATTCCCTCTGCAACCATTCGTTCCGAGCAACGGGCATCACTGCATTTCTCTCGAATGGCGGAACGCTTGAAAATGCCCAGCGAATCGCAGCACACGAGTCGCCAAGGACAACTAGCCTCTACGACAGAACGTCAGATGAAGTGTCGCTTGACGAAATCGAACGGATCGTCATTTGA
- a CDS encoding type II toxin-antitoxin system RelE/ParE family toxin codes for MEYSRVFHREFERDISSTMEWYESHQYGISAKFIANVRAAVQLICQDPTRYTVTRQELRYLSVKNFPYIVIYRVYDSTIYFLGVFHTSRDLDRIIKDSKRS; via the coding sequence ATGGAATATTCCCGAGTATTTCATCGCGAGTTTGAACGTGATATTTCATCAACAATGGAATGGTATGAATCTCACCAATATGGAATAAGCGCAAAGTTTATTGCGAATGTGAGAGCAGCAGTTCAATTAATTTGCCAGGATCCGACTCGCTACACTGTAACAAGGCAAGAGCTTCGATATTTATCAGTAAAAAATTTTCCTTACATTGTTATCTACAGAGTTTATGATTCAACGATTTACTTTCTGGGAGTTTTTCATACGTCGCGTGATCTTGATCGAATCATTAAGGATTCGAAACGATCTTAG
- a CDS encoding DUF1559 domain-containing protein, which translates to MLSILRRLNRQKDGFTLIELLVVIAIIAILVALLLPAVQQAREAARRSSCKNNLKQLGLALHNYHDTHRVFPPGWVIPDCPGLSDGDHRFVQYNAGWGIHILPMLEEGAIYDAQDFVMNGPCPGSGQPSNIGVLDAPSNTNFLNETLDSFSCPSDTKPSRGVNNCGTSSYVACRGNDANGGQSTTYSKLNGMFYTNSKVLMRDVVDGTSNTIMLGEVSWNQYYAFNTGSGITRGGLWGAFGQHKYDDMVSRTTNEIFGINQSRPDPGNTNDGFGSFHKGGAQFVLADGSVRFISENVDSRNAAGTTPMGTFQRLGVKDDGLVVGEF; encoded by the coding sequence ATGTTAAGTATCTTGAGGCGTCTAAATCGACAGAAAGATGGTTTTACACTCATCGAACTCTTGGTTGTCATTGCAATCATTGCGATTCTGGTTGCTTTGTTGCTTCCAGCGGTTCAGCAGGCCCGCGAGGCTGCTCGTCGTTCGAGTTGTAAAAACAATTTGAAACAACTTGGTCTGGCATTACATAACTACCACGATACACACCGCGTGTTTCCTCCAGGTTGGGTTATCCCCGATTGTCCAGGGCTTTCCGATGGGGACCACCGATTTGTCCAGTATAATGCGGGATGGGGAATTCATATTTTGCCAATGTTGGAAGAGGGGGCCATTTATGATGCTCAGGATTTTGTAATGAATGGACCTTGTCCCGGTAGTGGGCAACCTTCAAATATTGGTGTCTTGGATGCTCCATCGAACACCAATTTTCTGAATGAAACTCTTGATTCATTCTCCTGTCCAAGCGATACGAAACCATCACGTGGAGTGAATAATTGTGGCACGTCGAGCTATGTTGCCTGTCGTGGAAATGATGCAAATGGCGGGCAGTCTACGACGTACAGCAAATTGAATGGAATGTTCTATACGAATTCAAAGGTACTAATGAGAGATGTTGTCGATGGGACATCGAACACCATTATGCTTGGGGAAGTTAGTTGGAATCAGTATTACGCTTTTAATACTGGCTCAGGAATTACCAGAGGGGGATTATGGGGAGCGTTTGGACAGCACAAGTACGATGATATGGTCAGTCGCACAACAAATGAAATTTTCGGCATCAATCAAAGCCGACCAGATCCCGGCAACACCAATGATGGCTTTGGCAGCTTTCACAAGGGAGGTGCTCAGTTCGTTCTTGCTGATGGATCTGTCCGATTTATCAGTGAGAATGTGGACTCTCGCAACGCTGCCGGGACAACGCCGATGGGAACCTTCCAGCGACTTGGCGTGAAGGATGACGGACTGGTTGTTGGCGAATTCTAA
- a CDS encoding LLM class flavin-dependent oxidoreductase: MRFFTFHLMPYNKLPDDFEEKYDTAWTTVPNSLYDPVYGHELYNRFLDELIYAEEIGFDGVCINEYHQSVYGHLPSPNLMGSILARQTKRVKIAIIGNALPFYDPPTRVAEEFAMIDVISGGRLIAGMHLGGGPEYDSFSMNPTYARNKFQEALDLTVRAWTEAGPFEHYGEHWKLRHVNPWPTPYQKPHPPIWISGEDSKETTELAAKRRYSYLGSPYFHKSFLKKNLDMFRKACKKNGYTAHEEQTGWLVPIYVAETDEQAWAEYEKHLFYFIRKLLKGLMVFPPGYSSPKSIARIGIALKQFLGNIITREEIEEGGYAMVGSPETVREKMKDYVQDFGVGNVLGLFQIGTLPADLTKKNMTLFAEQVLPYLRKELGEPATDEEISNALAVN, from the coding sequence ATGAGATTCTTCACTTTTCACCTCATGCCGTACAATAAGCTTCCCGATGATTTCGAGGAGAAATACGATACTGCCTGGACGACAGTCCCAAATTCCTTGTACGACCCGGTTTACGGCCATGAACTTTACAACCGTTTTCTGGACGAGCTGATTTATGCGGAAGAAATCGGTTTCGATGGTGTCTGTATCAACGAGTACCATCAGAGTGTTTATGGGCATCTGCCAAGCCCTAATTTAATGGGTTCGATCCTCGCTCGCCAGACAAAGCGAGTCAAAATCGCCATCATTGGCAACGCCTTGCCATTTTACGATCCCCCAACTCGCGTAGCCGAAGAATTCGCGATGATTGACGTCATTTCCGGTGGTCGACTGATTGCTGGGATGCATCTGGGTGGAGGGCCGGAGTATGACTCGTTCAGCATGAATCCGACCTACGCTCGCAATAAATTTCAGGAAGCTCTCGATCTGACTGTCCGTGCGTGGACCGAGGCGGGCCCCTTCGAGCATTATGGAGAGCACTGGAAACTCAGGCACGTGAATCCCTGGCCAACGCCTTATCAGAAACCGCATCCACCGATCTGGATTTCCGGTGAAGACAGCAAGGAAACGACCGAACTGGCGGCCAAGCGTCGTTACAGTTATCTGGGCAGTCCCTACTTTCATAAGTCGTTTCTAAAGAAGAATTTGGACATGTTCCGTAAAGCCTGTAAAAAAAATGGCTATACAGCACATGAAGAACAAACTGGCTGGCTCGTGCCAATTTACGTCGCCGAAACCGATGAGCAGGCCTGGGCGGAATACGAAAAACATCTCTTCTATTTTATCAGGAAATTACTGAAAGGACTCATGGTTTTTCCACCCGGTTATTCCTCACCTAAATCAATCGCCCGCATCGGTATAGCATTGAAGCAATTCCTGGGGAATATAATCACGCGAGAGGAAATCGAAGAAGGGGGGTATGCGATGGTCGGCAGCCCGGAAACCGTTCGTGAAAAGATGAAGGATTATGTGCAGGATTTCGGAGTCGGCAATGTCCTGGGACTCTTCCAAATCGGAACCTTGCCGGCTGACCTGACCAAAAAGAATATGACTTTGTTTGCTGAGCAGGTTTTGCCCTACCTTCGAAAAGAACTCGGCGAGCCCGCTACGGACGAAGAAATTTCAAATGCTTTAGCCGTGAATTAA
- a CDS encoding APC family permease, protein MEEEKQHTKLGQLASTAICGNDITSSCLYVSALAIGYAGRWAPVCLLMVAGTLYLFRSIYAEVVGALPLNGGAYNALLNTTSKFRASVAACLTILSYMATAVISSNEAMHYLHELWHGLPVIPATIGLLAFFMVLSIIGITESAVVAIGIFLFHLSSMLLLMILSAITVFNSGTEILWANLGEPAPGGIWMALFFGFAASMLGISGFESSANFVEEQAEGVFPKTLRNMWLAITFLNPVMAILALALVTTPEIRDTYQNALLSHMGVIAGGNWLSWLISVDAVLVLSGATLTSYVGVTGLIKRMTLDRCLPRFLLKENRRGTPHRIIIMFFLLSVSVLMITRGDLKSIAAVYTLSFLSVMGLFAVGNLLLKIKRARIPRPSKASYLTVSVALLAVGIAIYGNARLNHQYLLVFFEYLVPTILIVTVMLTRTQILELIVFFVDEIRRKIRRERKDAFKQDDRISAAWWTRLGRQVNHLDTNLHNWLSKIRNQQIVFFTRGDNLPNLNLVMLYIRDNEHTNHVKIVSVIHKESELPPKFKAHLQFLDETYPEIDIEFVEIQGEFSPELIQSLSEEWKIPANLMFIGAPSGKLKYHLADLGGVRLII, encoded by the coding sequence ATGGAAGAAGAAAAGCAACACACAAAACTGGGGCAACTGGCATCGACTGCCATTTGCGGAAATGACATTACCTCATCCTGTTTGTATGTTTCTGCGTTGGCAATTGGTTATGCGGGGCGCTGGGCACCTGTTTGTTTGCTGATGGTGGCGGGTACGCTGTATCTGTTTCGATCGATTTATGCAGAAGTTGTCGGGGCGCTTCCTCTCAATGGAGGAGCCTATAACGCCCTGCTGAATACGACGAGTAAATTTCGAGCCTCGGTAGCCGCCTGCCTCACAATTCTTTCCTACATGGCGACTGCGGTGATCTCTTCGAATGAAGCTATGCATTATCTGCATGAGCTCTGGCACGGTTTGCCTGTCATCCCAGCAACCATCGGGTTATTGGCATTTTTTATGGTGCTGTCCATTATTGGAATTACGGAATCTGCCGTCGTCGCGATTGGAATATTTCTTTTTCATCTTTCCTCAATGCTGCTGCTGATGATTCTATCCGCTATTACCGTCTTCAATTCGGGAACAGAAATCCTGTGGGCGAATCTCGGAGAGCCAGCTCCGGGGGGCATCTGGATGGCGTTATTCTTCGGCTTTGCCGCTTCGATGCTGGGAATTTCTGGTTTTGAGTCTTCTGCGAATTTCGTCGAAGAACAAGCTGAGGGCGTCTTCCCAAAAACCCTGCGGAACATGTGGCTGGCGATTACATTTCTCAATCCGGTAATGGCAATTCTAGCTCTTGCTTTGGTAACAACTCCAGAAATTCGCGATACTTATCAGAATGCGTTGCTTTCGCACATGGGAGTGATCGCCGGAGGAAACTGGTTGTCGTGGTTGATCAGTGTCGATGCGGTTCTAGTACTCAGTGGGGCAACATTGACCAGCTATGTCGGCGTGACGGGACTCATCAAACGTATGACACTCGATCGCTGCCTGCCGCGGTTTCTCCTGAAAGAAAATCGACGAGGAACTCCGCATCGAATTATCATCATGTTCTTCCTGCTTTCGGTTTCAGTGCTGATGATTACTCGTGGCGACCTCAAATCGATTGCTGCTGTTTATACCCTCTCATTTTTATCGGTAATGGGATTATTTGCAGTTGGGAATTTACTGCTGAAAATCAAGCGAGCCAGGATACCCCGTCCTTCGAAAGCATCCTATTTAACGGTATCGGTGGCTTTGCTGGCGGTCGGGATTGCCATCTATGGAAATGCGAGACTCAATCACCAGTACCTGCTGGTTTTTTTTGAGTATCTTGTGCCAACCATTTTGATTGTGACCGTCATGTTGACACGCACTCAGATCCTTGAACTGATCGTATTTTTTGTTGACGAAATTCGTCGTAAAATTCGACGAGAACGAAAAGATGCTTTCAAGCAGGATGATCGCATCTCTGCTGCCTGGTGGACGCGGCTGGGCAGGCAAGTCAATCACCTCGATACGAATCTTCATAACTGGCTCTCAAAAATTCGCAATCAGCAGATAGTGTTCTTCACTCGTGGGGATAACCTGCCAAACTTAAATCTGGTCATGCTGTACATTCGAGATAACGAACACACAAATCATGTCAAAATCGTATCGGTCATCCACAAGGAATCCGAACTCCCACCCAAGTTTAAAGCTCATCTGCAGTTCCTGGATGAAACCTATCCTGAGATCGATATTGAATTTGTCGAAATTCAAGGAGAATTTTCACCAGAGCTGATTCAATCTCTTTCTGAAGAGTGGAAGATTCCAGCCAATCTGATGTTTATTGGTGCTCCCTCTGGAAAGCTCAAGTACCACTTGGCGGATCTTGGCGGAGTCCGCTTGATTATCTGA
- a CDS encoding TlpA family protein disulfide reductase, which translates to MNNEQQKKNRFVMDLAGSFFAVTICIFAAFYLIWTISQGGTSTDRGGLAVGEVAPEISAAGWVNGEPPTDLTSKVIVVDAWATWCHPCRLAAPELVEIYQKFADRDDVVFIGLTSDEISVMPAIEKFLEEPGITWPNGYGASSCLEKFEAEYIPSAWVISKSGKIAWNYDSSGDLESAIRKEL; encoded by the coding sequence ATGAATAACGAACAGCAGAAAAAAAATCGCTTTGTGATGGATCTTGCGGGATCATTTTTCGCTGTCACAATCTGTATCTTTGCAGCCTTCTATCTCATTTGGACAATCAGTCAAGGAGGAACAAGTACTGATCGTGGAGGGTTGGCGGTTGGAGAAGTCGCTCCGGAAATCTCAGCAGCCGGCTGGGTGAATGGTGAACCGCCCACTGATCTCACTAGTAAAGTCATCGTGGTTGATGCTTGGGCCACTTGGTGTCATCCTTGCCGTCTAGCGGCACCTGAACTGGTTGAGATTTATCAGAAGTTCGCGGATCGAGATGATGTCGTCTTCATTGGATTGACCAGTGACGAGATTTCAGTCATGCCAGCCATTGAAAAATTTCTGGAAGAGCCAGGCATCACCTGGCCGAATGGGTACGGGGCTTCTTCCTGCTTGGAGAAATTTGAAGCAGAATACATCCCCTCAGCCTGGGTCATCTCAAAATCTGGAAAAATTGCCTGGAATTATGACTCCTCAGGAGATCTGGAATCTGCTATCCGTAAAGAACTTTAA
- the mnmG gene encoding tRNA uridine-5-carboxymethylaminomethyl(34) synthesis enzyme MnmG yields MGSSTYDFDVIVVGAGHAGTEAALAAARLGAKTALLTMNADTVGQMSCNPAIGGVAKGQIVREIDALGGEMGRVIDETAIQFRMLNRSKGPAMHSPRAQADKKAYQFSMKWRVESQENLTLCQEMVEDILVEDGRVTGIRVRGDAIYRCAALILTTGTFLQAIMHTGEAKTQGGRAGEGTTGTVSDALNRLGFELARFKTGTPARLNGRTIDFNQLQRQPGDADPQPFSFMTDRIEQEQMECFLTDTNQHVHDLIRANLHRAPMYSGQINSTGPRYCPSIEDKVVRFSDKASHQIFLEPEGRRTHEIYCNGISTSLPRDVQDEMIHSIAGLEKAEIMRYGYAVEYDFAPPTQLSPTLQTKKVAGLYFAGQINGTTGYEEAAGQGLIAGINAALKVANRPEFILDRNQGYLGVLIDDLVTKGVDEPYRMFTSRAEYRLILRQDNADRRLTPLAIQLGIASAERIQRFEESIAQIERGQGYIKKTRYHGQTLEDWLRRPDYDWAKLCEMVPDLATLGLSVRVIEQIEIDAMYSGYLKKQEKEIARYSKIHAVKIPSTFDYHALPQLRNEAKDKLSRIRPVTVGQAERVSGITPADLTVLLMYLDKAGKPSPESAT; encoded by the coding sequence ATGGGTTCTTCCACTTACGATTTTGATGTCATTGTTGTCGGAGCCGGGCATGCCGGGACGGAGGCGGCGCTGGCTGCTGCACGTCTGGGGGCGAAAACGGCTCTGCTGACGATGAATGCCGATACTGTCGGGCAGATGAGTTGCAACCCAGCTATTGGTGGAGTTGCCAAGGGACAGATTGTTCGTGAAATCGATGCCCTGGGCGGTGAGATGGGACGCGTGATTGACGAAACGGCGATTCAGTTTCGCATGCTCAATCGATCTAAAGGTCCGGCTATGCACTCCCCGCGTGCTCAGGCAGATAAAAAGGCCTATCAGTTTTCGATGAAGTGGCGGGTGGAATCGCAGGAGAATCTAACGCTCTGTCAGGAAATGGTCGAAGATATTCTCGTCGAAGATGGCCGCGTGACAGGAATTCGCGTACGGGGTGATGCCATTTATCGTTGTGCCGCCCTCATCCTTACCACAGGCACATTTCTCCAGGCGATTATGCACACTGGCGAAGCAAAGACGCAGGGTGGACGTGCCGGAGAAGGAACGACGGGAACCGTTTCCGATGCCCTGAATCGTCTGGGCTTTGAATTGGCACGCTTCAAAACGGGAACGCCTGCCCGGCTGAATGGACGCACGATCGATTTCAATCAACTCCAGCGACAACCGGGCGATGCCGATCCGCAGCCATTTTCTTTTATGACGGATCGTATCGAGCAGGAGCAGATGGAGTGCTTCCTGACTGATACCAATCAACACGTTCACGATTTGATTCGCGCCAATCTACATCGGGCTCCCATGTATTCCGGTCAGATCAATTCGACTGGACCACGTTACTGCCCTTCAATTGAAGATAAGGTTGTCCGATTCAGCGATAAAGCATCGCATCAGATTTTTCTGGAGCCGGAAGGACGACGGACGCATGAGATCTACTGCAATGGAATCTCTACCTCCCTGCCCCGCGATGTGCAGGATGAGATGATTCATTCCATTGCCGGCCTGGAAAAAGCCGAAATCATGCGATACGGCTATGCTGTGGAATACGATTTCGCACCGCCAACACAGTTGAGTCCAACTCTGCAAACCAAGAAAGTTGCCGGTCTGTACTTTGCAGGTCAAATCAATGGCACAACGGGTTACGAAGAGGCAGCCGGTCAGGGTTTGATCGCCGGGATCAATGCAGCTTTGAAAGTCGCCAATCGACCGGAATTTATTTTGGATCGCAATCAGGGTTATCTCGGCGTGCTGATTGATGATCTTGTCACCAAGGGCGTTGATGAACCATATCGCATGTTTACTTCGCGTGCGGAATATCGTTTGATTCTGCGTCAGGACAATGCCGATCGTCGGTTAACACCGCTGGCGATTCAGTTGGGAATTGCCTCTGCAGAACGGATCCAGCGGTTTGAAGAGAGTATCGCTCAGATCGAACGGGGGCAGGGTTATATCAAAAAGACTCGCTACCACGGTCAAACTCTGGAAGACTGGCTGCGACGTCCTGATTACGACTGGGCCAAACTTTGCGAAATGGTTCCTGATCTTGCCACGCTGGGCTTATCGGTACGAGTCATCGAGCAGATTGAAATCGATGCCATGTACTCCGGCTATCTGAAGAAGCAGGAAAAAGAAATTGCACGTTACTCGAAAATTCATGCCGTCAAAATCCCGAGTACCTTCGACTATCATGCCCTGCCCCAGTTAAGAAATGAAGCCAAGGACAAACTGAGCCGCATTCGCCCGGTTACAGTTGGACAAGCAGAACGAGTGAGCGGCATCACTCCGGCTGATTTAACAGTCCTGCTGATGTACTTGGATAAAGCGGGTAAACCAAGTCCTGAAAGTGCGACGTGA